One window of Ignavibacteriota bacterium genomic DNA carries:
- a CDS encoding oligosaccharide flippase family protein, whose protein sequence is MEFGKHIGKSLWGMADKALPVVYGFGYVLLVIRVLPEEEFGNFVLLQEIFLILSGLATAVALQPMLKFASEDTGDPAGIIGAGMLLNIVFIVVSSLLVVLFRTPMSAVLRSPALAPLLLYIPAMMVASLIRNVALILLQTRFGIARIFWVDAVHFLGAPLLVWIYSRMHLFDTAEDLIMINILSLSASSLLGLALSWRLFRWRLRPTRDEMLRMWEYGKYSLGGNASYLVYSRADTFILSAFTGPAQVAVYNSAKIFTRIFDMATQIIQMFILPGVSLLASRGERSTLKVVVEKSTLFSAVGMVPVMVGMIVFAGPMIGLIYGGRYPEAVLILQIFGLMSIAVPAFAIGSNVLMGLGEARASFVLGAQMLAVSLAAYFIIIPWLGTIGAAIAVVVASYIMAWIALARVRMYIPFTVREVLARRHDIRAFILRRLQSIRG, encoded by the coding sequence ATGGAATTCGGGAAACATATCGGCAAGAGTCTCTGGGGGATGGCGGACAAGGCCCTGCCGGTGGTCTACGGGTTCGGGTACGTATTGCTGGTCATCCGTGTTCTCCCCGAAGAAGAGTTCGGGAATTTCGTCCTGCTCCAGGAGATCTTCCTGATACTCTCGGGGCTCGCCACCGCCGTCGCCCTTCAGCCCATGCTGAAATTCGCTTCCGAGGATACCGGCGATCCTGCGGGCATCATCGGTGCCGGCATGCTCCTGAACATCGTATTCATCGTCGTCTCCTCGCTCCTGGTCGTTCTCTTCCGCACACCGATGAGCGCCGTTCTGCGTTCGCCCGCACTCGCGCCATTGCTGTTGTATATCCCGGCCATGATGGTCGCATCGCTCATCCGGAACGTGGCGCTCATCCTGTTGCAGACGCGCTTCGGCATTGCCCGCATCTTCTGGGTGGACGCCGTGCATTTCCTCGGCGCACCGTTGCTGGTGTGGATCTATTCGCGGATGCATCTCTTCGACACCGCCGAAGATCTGATCATGATCAACATCCTTTCCCTGTCGGCGTCATCGCTGCTCGGACTGGCGTTGTCGTGGCGGCTGTTCCGGTGGCGGCTCCGCCCCACCCGGGACGAGATGCTGCGCATGTGGGAGTACGGGAAATACTCGCTCGGCGGGAACGCAAGCTATCTCGTCTATTCCCGCGCCGACACCTTCATCCTCTCCGCCTTCACCGGCCCGGCGCAGGTGGCGGTGTACAACTCCGCGAAGATCTTCACGCGCATCTTCGACATGGCAACGCAGATCATCCAGATGTTCATCCTCCCCGGAGTCTCGCTCCTGGCCTCGCGCGGTGAACGCTCCACCCTGAAGGTCGTCGTGGAGAAATCCACGCTCTTCTCCGCCGTGGGCATGGTGCCGGTGATGGTGGGCATGATCGTGTTTGCCGGGCCGATGATCGGACTCATCTACGGTGGCCGCTATCCGGAGGCGGTCCTGATCCTGCAGATCTTCGGCCTGATGTCGATCGCCGTGCCCGCGTTCGCGATCGGGTCCAATGTGCTCATGGGACTCGGTGAAGCGCGCGCGAGCTTCGTCCTGGGTGCCCAGATGCTGGCGGTTTCGCTTGCCGCATACTTCATCATCATCCCGTGGCTTGGCACCATCGGGGCCGCCATCGCCGTTGTCGTTGCATCGTATATCATGGCATGGATCGCCCTTGCACGGGTCCGGATGTACATCCCCTTCACCGTGCGCGAGGTCCTGGCCCGCCGGCACGACATCCGGGCATTCATCCTCCGCCGCCTGCAGAGCATCCGGGGATAG
- a CDS encoding glycosyltransferase family 2 protein produces MADPVVTVLIVNWNGREVTLDCLASLQKVTYPAMRILLVDNGSHDDTLPAVRAAYPNVSILALGENKRFAAGNNHGMKVALDEGTDFVLLLNNDTTVAPDFITHLVDRFNATERCGMVAPKIYYYTPGDTIWFAGGNVSFWTGTMSHRGIREVDRGQYDVAGETGYATGCCILVPADVIRRVGMLDHRYFMYGEDADWSLRVQRAGYRVMYEPKSKVWHKLSVSAGGHLSSFKLRNKAISQYRFFAHHARWYHWFTFPWMSILVNAFAAARYILATRSARPTDQRAHS; encoded by the coding sequence ATGGCTGACCCCGTCGTCACGGTCCTGATCGTCAACTGGAACGGCAGGGAGGTCACGCTCGACTGCCTCGCGTCGTTGCAGAAGGTGACCTATCCCGCCATGCGCATCCTGCTGGTGGACAACGGCTCGCACGATGATACGCTTCCTGCCGTCCGCGCGGCGTACCCCAACGTGAGCATCCTTGCCCTCGGCGAGAACAAGCGTTTCGCCGCCGGCAACAACCACGGCATGAAGGTGGCGCTCGATGAAGGCACCGACTTCGTCCTCCTTTTGAACAATGACACCACCGTTGCCCCCGACTTCATTACGCATCTGGTCGACCGTTTCAACGCCACCGAACGCTGCGGCATGGTGGCCCCCAAGATCTACTATTATACTCCCGGCGACACGATCTGGTTCGCCGGCGGGAATGTGTCGTTCTGGACCGGCACGATGAGTCACCGCGGCATCCGGGAGGTGGACCGCGGACAGTACGACGTGGCGGGCGAGACAGGCTATGCGACCGGCTGCTGCATCCTGGTGCCGGCGGACGTGATCAGGCGCGTGGGGATGCTGGATCACCGGTATTTCATGTACGGGGAGGATGCCGACTGGTCCCTCCGCGTGCAACGGGCGGGCTACCGCGTGATGTATGAACCGAAGTCGAAGGTGTGGCACAAGCTTTCCGTGAGCGCGGGCGGACATCTGTCGTCGTTCAAGCTCCGGAACAAGGCGATCAGCCAGTACCGCTTCTTCGCGCATCATGCCCGATGGTACCACTGGTTCACCTTCCCGTGGATGTCGATCCTCGTGAACGCGTTCGCGGCAGCACGCTACATCCTCGCGACGCGGTCCGCACGTCCCACGGATCAGCGCGCGCATTCCTAA
- a CDS encoding glycosyltransferase has product MTLLFFSDIAWEHLYQRPQHLASRLAERGTLLWIEPATLGTPRRWQPEQKAKDLFLLTLPQFPHNARSRPIRLASRLLSSIPPLRWCLTQVQSMLLKRACRSIGIDPGSSPAFVENFQFAPLIARITPAGVVFDYIDDAFGFVDIPAYVRKDWRRMIRLADRITVTAGVLQRQIAQETSTPIEIVENGVNTGSYAGTPERPADLPVDGKPVVIYVGTISHWFDLRLVDRLLQSLPDVHVVLVGPVHPDCAARLNASRKFTNLHVLGARAHADIPAYLAAANVGIIPFVRNRLTEAVNPVKLYEYTAAGIPVVSTAFSDDLEKLRHLAFIAHTPEEFLAQVRTALARGADVPDAARLREFARANDWQARADAMAGLIDAAMKTRRTR; this is encoded by the coding sequence ATGACGCTCCTCTTCTTCTCGGATATCGCCTGGGAACATCTGTATCAGCGTCCGCAGCACCTCGCGTCGCGTCTTGCGGAACGGGGCACGCTCCTCTGGATAGAACCGGCCACGCTCGGCACACCCCGCCGGTGGCAGCCCGAACAGAAAGCAAAGGATCTGTTCCTTCTCACACTGCCGCAATTCCCGCACAACGCGCGGAGCCGCCCGATCCGCCTGGCCTCGAGGCTCCTGAGCAGCATCCCGCCACTTCGCTGGTGCCTCACACAGGTGCAGTCCATGCTGCTGAAGCGCGCGTGCAGATCCATCGGCATCGATCCCGGTTCGTCCCCTGCCTTCGTCGAGAATTTCCAGTTCGCACCTCTCATCGCGCGGATCACACCCGCGGGAGTGGTCTTCGATTATATCGATGATGCATTCGGGTTCGTCGACATCCCGGCGTATGTCCGGAAGGATTGGCGGCGCATGATCCGTCTCGCCGACCGCATCACGGTGACCGCAGGCGTGCTTCAGCGCCAGATCGCACAGGAAACCTCCACACCGATCGAGATCGTTGAGAACGGCGTGAACACCGGGTCGTACGCCGGAACCCCAGAGCGACCCGCGGACCTTCCCGTGGACGGGAAGCCGGTGGTCATCTATGTCGGCACGATCTCGCACTGGTTCGACCTGAGGCTGGTGGACCGCCTGTTGCAGTCGCTGCCGGACGTGCACGTCGTGCTCGTTGGCCCTGTGCACCCCGACTGTGCGGCGCGGTTGAACGCAAGCCGTAAATTCACGAACTTGCACGTGCTTGGCGCACGTGCCCACGCGGACATCCCCGCCTACCTCGCAGCAGCGAACGTGGGGATCATCCCGTTCGTCAGGAACCGGCTCACCGAGGCGGTCAATCCTGTGAAACTGTACGAGTATACGGCCGCGGGCATCCCCGTGGTCAGCACGGCGTTTTCGGACGACCTGGAGAAGCTGCGTCACCTCGCGTTCATCGCACACACGCCGGAAGAGTTCCTCGCGCAGGTACGCACAGCGCTCGCACGCGGGGCGGACGTCCCCGATGCAGCACGGCTGCGGGAGTTCGCGCGCGCGAACGACTGGCAGGCACGGGCCGATGCCATGGCGGGACTGATCGATGCCGCGATGAAGACACGGCGCACACGATAA
- a CDS encoding oligosaccharide flippase family protein, protein MIAAVKEFQTFVQEAFQGLANTVVDSKRGIRDVLVLIIPQVATVVAAFVTSVLIARGLGTEGMGQFALILSLAGVAASLSDLGIGQTAIRFASRAASVGDTDGQMSVLRWAFRLRLALSVAATGLLFFFAPQIADLWKSPGLTPIMRIGLIGGIFTALASIPSIYFQSLKKFGRNASINVAQTSITLFGIVLLAVLHLWSVQYVVIVSLIAAALGALIFILAIPRAALIGRNPLPRSIAEGWNKVWQNPLSTGTDAATPLKEGDDPATFARYNLASTVIVLIILRLDVWLMGAFLPKSDVGIYNIATRFATPLAIMLTAIGGALWPRASSHLTLDQIRAMMKKTFMLCGVLAFFGTLYAIFVPILAPLLFGKAFEGSVLLGQVLCIRYAFAILIAPIGIIGYSVGMVKVYWKINFAQMIAVVLVNVILLPQIGPLASALALLVNEIIGVSLTGVILWKRLSPSQGEQHG, encoded by the coding sequence TTGATCGCCGCGGTCAAAGAATTTCAGACGTTCGTTCAGGAAGCCTTTCAAGGGCTCGCGAACACCGTCGTGGATTCCAAACGCGGCATCCGTGATGTCCTCGTGCTGATCATCCCGCAGGTCGCCACGGTCGTTGCCGCCTTCGTGACCTCCGTGCTCATCGCCCGCGGCCTCGGCACCGAGGGCATGGGCCAATTCGCTCTCATCCTGAGTCTCGCCGGCGTCGCCGCCTCGCTCTCCGATCTGGGGATCGGCCAGACCGCCATCCGCTTCGCATCCCGGGCGGCCTCGGTGGGCGATACCGATGGGCAGATGTCCGTGCTCCGGTGGGCATTCCGCCTGCGCCTGGCACTCTCCGTCGCAGCGACCGGGCTCCTCTTCTTCTTCGCCCCCCAGATCGCGGATCTCTGGAAGTCGCCCGGCCTGACGCCCATCATGCGCATCGGACTCATCGGGGGCATCTTCACCGCCCTTGCGTCGATCCCGTCGATCTATTTCCAGTCGCTGAAGAAATTCGGGCGCAATGCGAGCATCAACGTCGCCCAGACATCCATCACACTGTTCGGCATCGTCCTCCTCGCCGTGCTGCATCTCTGGTCCGTACAGTACGTCGTCATCGTCTCGCTGATCGCCGCCGCACTCGGTGCCCTGATCTTCATCCTGGCTATCCCGCGCGCCGCACTCATCGGCAGGAACCCGCTCCCCCGCTCCATCGCGGAAGGATGGAACAAGGTCTGGCAGAACCCCCTGTCCACAGGAACGGATGCGGCCACGCCGCTGAAAGAAGGCGATGACCCGGCAACCTTCGCACGCTATAACCTTGCATCCACCGTCATCGTGCTCATCATCCTGCGGCTCGACGTCTGGCTGATGGGCGCATTCCTGCCGAAGAGCGATGTCGGGATCTATAACATCGCCACACGCTTTGCAACGCCCCTCGCCATCATGCTCACGGCGATCGGCGGGGCACTCTGGCCGCGCGCTTCGTCGCACCTCACGCTGGACCAGATCCGCGCGATGATGAAGAAGACCTTCATGCTCTGCGGCGTGCTCGCCTTCTTCGGCACCCTGTATGCGATCTTCGTCCCGATCCTCGCACCGCTGCTCTTCGGCAAGGCGTTCGAAGGGAGCGTGCTCCTCGGACAGGTGCTGTGCATCCGGTATGCGTTCGCCATCCTCATCGCCCCCATCGGCATCATCGGCTACAGCGTGGGCATGGTGAAGGTCTACTGGAAGATCAATTTTGCCCAGATGATCGCCGTGGTGCTCGTGAACGTCATCCTTCTTCCGCAGATCGGCCCTCTGGCATCCGCACTGGCGCTGCTGGTCAATGAGATCATCGGCGTTTCGCTCACGGGCGTCATCCTCTGGAAACGACTGTCCCCGTCACAAGGAGAGCAGCATGGCTGA
- a CDS encoding class I SAM-dependent methyltransferase, with the protein MADTNTPYQHGDVAATWDKVSAAYDEAAYWQFPENRANLATILRHLGDASGKRIIEVGSGSGLTSVALAQQGAHCALLDISPVALATAAEGFKRAGLPPPEQFLADALRNDVPGNVYDLVWNGGVIEHFVDEGKVLLIHEMVRLCKPGGLVLILVPNRLAWQFQLRQSWQKMRGTWKYGFEDDMSPGRILRMAVKAGYTGAEAYAFNPIAAWRWIPKTSKILRWLKVDTVEHHSRRSPTGMITVLAIRKEGGRS; encoded by the coding sequence ATGGCTGACACCAACACACCGTATCAGCACGGGGATGTCGCTGCGACCTGGGATAAGGTCTCCGCGGCGTACGATGAAGCGGCCTACTGGCAGTTTCCCGAGAACCGTGCGAACCTCGCAACGATCCTCCGCCACCTCGGCGATGCATCGGGCAAGCGGATCATCGAGGTGGGTTCCGGCAGCGGACTGACCTCCGTTGCACTCGCCCAGCAGGGTGCGCATTGCGCTCTCCTCGATATCTCGCCGGTGGCACTTGCGACGGCAGCAGAAGGATTCAAACGCGCCGGACTCCCCCCGCCCGAGCAGTTCCTGGCGGATGCACTGCGCAACGATGTGCCGGGGAACGTGTACGACCTCGTCTGGAACGGCGGGGTGATCGAGCACTTCGTGGACGAAGGCAAGGTGCTGCTCATCCATGAGATGGTGCGGCTGTGCAAACCCGGCGGACTGGTCCTGATCCTCGTCCCCAACCGCCTCGCATGGCAGTTCCAGTTGCGCCAGAGCTGGCAGAAGATGCGGGGCACATGGAAGTACGGCTTTGAAGATGATATGAGTCCGGGGCGGATCCTGCGCATGGCGGTGAAGGCAGGCTACACCGGCGCAGAGGCGTATGCATTCAATCCCATCGCCGCATGGCGCTGGATCCCGAAGACCAGCAAGATCCTCCGCTGGCTCAAGGTGGATACGGTCGAGCATCACTCACGCCGGTCGCCCACCGGCATGATCACCGTGCTCGCGATCCGGAAAGAGGGCGGCCGTTCATGA
- a CDS encoding methyltransferase domain-containing protein, with protein sequence MIETLIRTHLQGFTAGRILDVGPGFSSFSRAAAEVTGAKEITYLDFDTKVLDWQMAEAQRAGISATGITLRLDATDLGTLQGPIDIIHCQEVLEHLPNAEQVLAALAAKLAPGGRMVITVPSRVSERWIKAINPAYMRNEPFGHVNEYDRSGLEELLGRAGLQPLVFVPTQPHYFVGHTWFYGSRMRSEPSSGRILTGGLRGAVYSRVFRLSRWFFNHTGPRFWGRIMPRNYFVLAAHR encoded by the coding sequence ATGATCGAGACACTCATCCGCACGCATCTGCAGGGCTTCACGGCAGGCCGGATCCTGGACGTTGGCCCGGGCTTCTCGTCGTTCAGCCGTGCCGCCGCGGAGGTCACGGGCGCGAAAGAGATCACCTATCTGGATTTCGATACAAAGGTGCTGGACTGGCAGATGGCCGAAGCGCAACGTGCGGGCATTTCCGCCACCGGCATCACGCTGCGTCTGGATGCGACGGACCTCGGCACCCTGCAAGGGCCGATCGATATCATTCATTGTCAGGAAGTGCTGGAACACCTTCCCAACGCCGAACAGGTGCTGGCGGCGCTCGCCGCAAAGCTCGCCCCCGGCGGGAGGATGGTCATCACCGTCCCCTCACGCGTTTCTGAACGGTGGATCAAGGCGATCAATCCTGCCTACATGAGGAATGAACCATTCGGCCATGTGAACGAGTACGATCGTTCGGGACTCGAAGAGCTCCTCGGGCGCGCGGGACTGCAGCCGCTGGTCTTCGTCCCGACACAGCCGCATTATTTCGTCGGCCACACATGGTTCTACGGCTCGCGCATGCGGAGCGAACCGTCGTCCGGACGGATCCTCACCGGCGGCCTGCGGGGCGCGGTGTACTCACGCGTGTTCCGGTTGTCCCGCTGGTTCTTCAACCATACCGGCCCGCGGTTCTGGGGAAGGATCATGCCGCGCAATTATTTCGTGCTCGCGGCACACAGGTAG
- a CDS encoding glycosyltransferase family 4 protein → MNIGLDASVLELPPTGIAKVTAGLSHACLAHDPGLTISAFHRRPLRLTFQGSITAHPLGRWVPHQYWRSLILPRAIRHADVAWFPWNGNVPHLKTTGIVASTIHDVLPLIIPGYFRAPGDEVRYRARVQQDLDRSDVVFTDSIYSRQQIVTQFRAPHEPVVIRFGPTMTPASARSAAVSPDDKPFFVYVGGYDRRKGIEGLVRLFLALHAEGKIASRLILTGTPNYFSEAFRDVVKDAVARGAVEERGYVDEPTLAHLFQRARALVYPSKYEGFGLPPLEAMTAGCPVITTRETSLPEVCGEAAVYIDPDDTRSFAEALLSIETDAHLRERLRAAGFAQAATFTWEEAAATFLGALRIALQGRRQG, encoded by the coding sequence ATGAACATCGGTCTCGACGCATCGGTCCTCGAGCTGCCACCCACCGGGATCGCCAAGGTCACGGCAGGGCTCTCGCACGCATGTCTTGCGCACGATCCCGGCCTCACGATCAGCGCATTCCATCGCCGGCCGCTGCGTCTCACGTTCCAGGGGAGCATCACCGCACACCCTCTAGGCCGCTGGGTCCCCCATCAGTACTGGCGTTCGCTCATCCTTCCACGCGCCATCCGCCATGCCGATGTCGCCTGGTTCCCCTGGAACGGGAACGTCCCGCACCTGAAGACCACCGGTATCGTCGCGTCCACGATCCACGACGTGCTGCCGCTGATCATCCCCGGATACTTCCGCGCACCCGGGGACGAAGTGCGCTACCGGGCACGGGTCCAGCAGGACCTCGACCGCTCCGATGTCGTCTTCACCGATTCCATCTACTCGCGCCAGCAGATCGTCACGCAATTCCGCGCCCCGCACGAGCCCGTGGTGATCAGGTTCGGGCCTACGATGACGCCCGCATCGGCGCGGTCGGCGGCAGTCTCGCCTGACGACAAGCCGTTCTTCGTGTATGTGGGCGGCTACGACCGCCGCAAAGGGATCGAAGGGCTCGTCCGGCTGTTCCTTGCATTGCATGCTGAAGGGAAGATCGCTTCGCGCTTGATCCTCACAGGCACGCCCAACTATTTCTCCGAAGCGTTCCGTGATGTGGTGAAGGACGCCGTGGCGCGCGGCGCCGTGGAAGAACGTGGCTATGTGGACGAGCCAACACTCGCGCATCTCTTCCAGCGCGCACGCGCACTTGTGTATCCTTCGAAATATGAAGGCTTCGGCCTGCCGCCGCTCGAAGCCATGACCGCCGGCTGTCCGGTCATCACCACACGCGAGACCTCACTGCCGGAAGTCTGCGGCGAAGCCGCCGTGTACATCGACCCGGATGACACGCGCTCTTTTGCGGAGGCCCTCCTGTCGATCGAGACCGATGCACACTTGCGGGAGCGCCTGCGCGCAGCCGGGTTCGCACAGGCTGCAACGTTCACCTGGGAAGAAGCTGCAGCAACATTCCTCGGGGCGTTGCGCATCGCGCTTCAGGGCCGGAGGCAGGGATGA
- a CDS encoding YfhO family protein: MSKQIKRPQAARAAAPSFLARFSPLQLDLVCIGLLYVLMLVVFRNVVFNDAAFSSEGDTAAALSYTEAGNRIAKAENVDVLWMPQFFSGMPTFGNVAYIPHNVSYVQQVLQHTLNLFFLNGKWTWAVVYYFLGAVFMFMMMRTLKFSRPAALFAAVLFMLGPYNIALASEGHGSKLMALCYVPLVFMFTHLLFERKDLLSFGLLTAAIGTLALTNHMQIVYYGFMVIGAYLLYHIIMNVKAAPGKTAIVTAAFAGAVVIGLGISAYIYLSVQEFAQFSIRGGGTAGSTGGLAWDYATNWSWHPEEIITLLIPGFFGFQTPLYWGTMPFTSSTIYVGVLPLVLAGIALAYNRTRLTWFFGILALVMVVVAFGKHLPLLYGPMFDYLPYFNKFRVPVMVLHLFPFVVGVLAGFGLDWLLEIPATVTKERIEKLSRTLLIAGGVLLALLVIGLVIKSSLFASFSGSMFSKEDEMPQLQRDYGANADKALAQLKQMRFDTLWKDFVKFVLLAAASLGIVVLYLKRKASIALLTVAVFALLLIDLLIVINKGNYVTSTPQANVEARFKPDATVTWLLGQPGLFRIFPLADGFNDNTYAYHGLQSIGGYSPAKLKIYQTMLDSCLYAGTDPSFPLNMNIVNMLNAQYLVFGGRLPEDKFTLAYVDQEKRVGVYKNPSALARAFFVDTVLVAANDHEVFGTLNAPGFNAARMAVVQSALPAPCTRPDSARVSIEDFKSRAITMKAYTSSAALLVLSEVYYPAGWKATIDGNETEILRTNSVLRSVVVPAGEHTVVFSFDPPVYKAGYTISNVAWAIALICILIGLWQIPAVRERVKGKSVAEAKK, from the coding sequence ATGAGCAAACAGATCAAACGACCCCAGGCCGCACGGGCCGCCGCGCCCTCGTTCCTTGCGCGGTTCTCTCCCCTCCAGCTCGACCTTGTCTGTATCGGGCTGCTCTATGTGCTCATGCTGGTGGTGTTCCGGAACGTCGTCTTCAACGACGCGGCATTCTCCTCCGAAGGCGACACCGCCGCGGCATTGAGCTACACCGAGGCCGGCAACCGCATCGCAAAGGCCGAGAACGTGGATGTGCTCTGGATGCCGCAGTTCTTCAGCGGCATGCCTACCTTCGGGAACGTGGCATACATCCCGCACAACGTGAGCTATGTGCAGCAGGTCCTCCAGCATACACTGAACCTCTTCTTCCTGAACGGCAAATGGACCTGGGCGGTGGTCTATTACTTCCTCGGCGCCGTGTTCATGTTCATGATGATGCGCACCCTGAAGTTCTCCCGCCCGGCGGCGCTCTTCGCCGCGGTCCTGTTCATGCTCGGGCCGTACAACATCGCGCTCGCCAGTGAAGGGCATGGCTCGAAACTGATGGCCCTCTGCTACGTCCCGCTCGTCTTCATGTTCACGCATCTCCTGTTCGAGCGGAAGGACCTGCTCTCCTTCGGTCTGCTCACGGCGGCGATCGGCACGCTGGCGCTCACCAACCACATGCAGATCGTGTACTACGGCTTCATGGTCATCGGTGCATACCTGCTCTATCATATCATCATGAACGTGAAGGCGGCACCGGGGAAGACCGCGATCGTCACGGCGGCGTTCGCCGGTGCGGTGGTCATCGGACTGGGCATCTCCGCGTATATCTATCTCTCGGTGCAGGAATTCGCACAGTTCTCGATCCGCGGCGGCGGCACGGCAGGTTCCACGGGCGGCCTGGCATGGGACTACGCCACCAACTGGTCGTGGCATCCCGAGGAGATCATCACGCTCCTCATTCCGGGATTCTTCGGATTCCAGACACCACTCTACTGGGGCACCATGCCCTTCACGTCGTCCACGATCTACGTCGGGGTCCTCCCGCTCGTACTGGCGGGGATCGCACTCGCATACAATCGCACGCGCCTCACATGGTTCTTCGGGATCCTCGCACTCGTCATGGTCGTCGTGGCGTTCGGCAAACACCTGCCGCTCCTTTACGGGCCGATGTTCGACTACCTGCCGTACTTCAACAAGTTCCGCGTGCCGGTGATGGTCCTGCACCTCTTCCCGTTCGTGGTGGGTGTGCTGGCAGGGTTCGGACTCGATTGGCTCCTGGAGATCCCCGCGACGGTCACGAAGGAACGGATCGAGAAGTTGAGCCGGACGCTGCTCATCGCGGGCGGTGTACTGCTCGCCCTCCTCGTCATCGGACTGGTGATCAAGAGTTCCCTCTTCGCATCGTTCTCCGGCTCGATGTTCTCGAAGGAGGACGAGATGCCGCAACTCCAGCGGGACTACGGGGCCAATGCGGACAAGGCCCTTGCGCAACTGAAACAGATGCGATTCGATACCCTCTGGAAGGACTTCGTGAAGTTCGTCCTCCTGGCCGCCGCATCGCTCGGCATCGTTGTTCTCTATCTCAAGAGGAAGGCATCGATAGCCCTGCTGACGGTCGCGGTCTTCGCCCTTCTGCTGATCGACCTGCTGATCGTCATCAACAAGGGGAACTACGTCACCTCCACGCCGCAGGCGAATGTGGAGGCGAGGTTCAAGCCGGATGCAACGGTGACCTGGCTCCTCGGGCAACCCGGACTCTTTCGCATCTTCCCGCTGGCCGACGGCTTCAATGATAACACCTACGCGTATCACGGGCTGCAGTCGATCGGTGGATACAGCCCGGCGAAGCTGAAGATCTATCAGACGATGCTGGATTCCTGCCTCTATGCGGGTACCGACCCGAGTTTCCCTCTGAATATGAACATCGTGAATATGCTGAACGCACAGTATCTGGTCTTCGGTGGCCGGTTGCCCGAGGATAAGTTCACTCTGGCGTACGTGGACCAGGAGAAGCGCGTCGGTGTGTACAAGAATCCTTCTGCACTCGCGCGTGCGTTCTTCGTGGACACGGTCCTTGTCGCCGCGAACGATCACGAGGTGTTCGGGACACTGAACGCTCCGGGTTTCAACGCCGCGCGTATGGCGGTCGTCCAGAGCGCGCTGCCTGCGCCGTGCACGCGTCCGGACAGCGCCCGGGTGTCGATCGAAGACTTCAAGTCGCGCGCGATCACGATGAAGGCCTACACGTCCTCCGCTGCACTCCTTGTCCTGAGCGAAGTGTACTACCCCGCCGGCTGGAAGGCCACGATCGATGGGAACGAAACGGAGATCCTGCGGACCAATTCCGTGCTGCGTTCGGTGGTCGTGCCCGCGGGTGAGCATACGGTGGTCTTCAGCTTCGATCCGCCT
- a CDS encoding class I SAM-dependent methyltransferase — MSTVAITGLVTPILKLVGRPGIQAMITSEYTKAYEAGQPSWPAGVTLPPGYGKKLPERAVEILFARLTYVPGKRVLDVGYANIMECHATMLRSLPAPRRVTGIDIADPHYDPTPLYEQAVKGDITKTPFEPDTFDCIWCISSLEHFGMDNSGYTANFTRADAMDAKAVHEMLRILAPGGRLLITVPYGKFENHGTHKNMDRENWQPLLDIGKGTAEVKDWYFRHTYGGGWQEAPAEELRYVGYYDQANAGAGGLAVALMTKR, encoded by the coding sequence ATGTCGACAGTTGCGATCACTGGTCTCGTCACCCCCATCCTGAAGCTCGTCGGGCGCCCCGGCATCCAGGCGATGATCACGAGCGAATACACCAAAGCGTATGAGGCGGGACAGCCTTCCTGGCCGGCAGGCGTGACGCTTCCCCCCGGCTATGGCAAGAAGTTGCCCGAACGCGCGGTGGAGATCCTGTTCGCACGGCTCACCTACGTTCCCGGCAAACGCGTCCTGGACGTCGGCTACGCGAACATCATGGAATGCCATGCCACCATGCTGCGCTCGCTCCCCGCACCGCGCCGCGTGACGGGGATCGACATCGCGGATCCGCACTACGACCCCACGCCGCTCTACGAGCAGGCCGTGAAAGGTGACATCACGAAGACGCCGTTCGAGCCGGACACCTTCGATTGCATATGGTGCATCTCGTCGCTCGAACACTTTGGCATGGACAATTCTGGCTATACCGCGAATTTCACCCGTGCAGATGCCATGGATGCGAAGGCCGTGCATGAGATGCTGCGCATCCTCGCGCCGGGCGGACGGTTACTGATCACCGTGCCGTACGGGAAGTTCGAGAACCATGGTACACACAAGAACATGGACCGTGAGAACTGGCAGCCGCTGCTCGACATCGGCAAGGGCACGGCAGAAGTGAAGGATTGGTATTTCCGGCATACCTACGGGGGCGGCTGGCAGGAAGCACCTGCGGAAGAGCTCCGGTACGTCGGCTACTACGACCAGGCTAACGCCGGTGCCGGAGGGCTTGCCGTTGCCCTCATGACCAAACGCTGA